The Aureispira anguillae genome contains a region encoding:
- the atpB gene encoding F0F1 ATP synthase subunit A: protein MLKTFKSTFFLLVIALLTCSQTAFATEPTESNEKEEDPIEAMMHHLGDANEFHIAGDISIPLPCIAWSEKGLMMTLSSSFEHGHKAVNGYVLHHGILMRVLGDDFPTDKTVDITFEDGHAHDAAHGHAEGHEHQTVDQHGVSGGAAEKTEEAEHKTMINYNGHSYEVEACMSLQNTGSSWQDFSISKNVFGMLLALILLIIVFSKISKAYTTREKQAPKGLQSFVEPIILFMRDEVVKPAIGDKDWKRFFPFIMCLFFFILFCNLLGLIPFFPGSANITGNIGVTMILALVVFIVVNVNGTKDYWMHILWMPGIPTGVKPLLTIIEVMSLFIKPATLFIRLFANITAGHVIILSLVSLIFFFKSAMGMGGAAAGVSIAVPFVFAMNLLELFVAFLQAFVFSLLTALYIGSAVETHDHEHAH, encoded by the coding sequence ATGTTAAAGACATTTAAATCTACATTTTTTCTATTAGTAATTGCATTGTTAACCTGTAGCCAAACAGCGTTTGCAACGGAACCGACAGAAAGCAATGAGAAGGAAGAAGACCCAATCGAAGCAATGATGCACCATTTGGGTGATGCTAATGAGTTTCATATCGCTGGAGATATATCAATTCCACTACCTTGTATCGCTTGGTCTGAGAAGGGTCTAATGATGACTTTGTCAAGCAGTTTTGAGCATGGGCACAAAGCCGTTAACGGTTATGTTTTGCACCATGGAATTTTAATGCGTGTTCTTGGAGATGATTTTCCAACAGACAAAACCGTAGATATTACTTTTGAAGACGGTCATGCACACGATGCTGCTCATGGGCACGCAGAAGGGCACGAACATCAAACCGTTGACCAACATGGTGTATCAGGTGGTGCGGCAGAAAAAACAGAGGAAGCAGAACATAAAACAATGATTAACTACAATGGTCATTCTTATGAAGTAGAAGCTTGTATGTCATTGCAAAATACAGGTTCTTCTTGGCAAGATTTCTCAATTTCTAAGAATGTATTTGGAATGTTGTTGGCGTTGATTTTGCTAATTATTGTGTTCTCTAAAATTTCAAAAGCATACACTACTAGAGAAAAACAAGCACCTAAAGGATTGCAATCATTTGTAGAGCCTATCATCTTGTTTATGCGTGATGAGGTAGTAAAACCAGCTATTGGAGACAAAGATTGGAAACGTTTCTTTCCTTTTATCATGTGCTTATTCTTCTTTATTCTATTTTGTAACTTATTAGGTTTGATTCCTTTCTTCCCTGGTTCTGCTAACATTACAGGAAATATTGGAGTAACAATGATTCTAGCATTGGTTGTGTTTATTGTAGTAAACGTAAATGGTACAAAGGATTATTGGATGCACATTTTGTGGATGCCTGGTATCCCAACTGGTGTAAAGCCATTGTTGACAATCATTGAGGTAATGAGTTTGTTCATCAAGCCTGCTACACTATTTATTCGTTTGTTTGCAAACATCACAGCGGGACACGTTATCATTTTGAGTTTAGTAAGTTTGATTTTCTTCTTTAAGTCTGCAATGGGCATGGGAGGAGCAGCAGCAGGAGTTAGTATTGCCGTTCCATTTGTATTTGCAATGAACTTATTGGAGTTGTTTGTAGCTTTCTTACAGGCGTTTGTATTTTCTTTGTTGACGGCTCTATATATCGGAAGTGCAGTAGAAACACACGACCACGAGCACGCACACTAA
- the atpE gene encoding ATP synthase F0 subunit C — protein MGAGLAAIGAGLAVVGAGMGIGQIGGKAMEGISRQPSAAGDIRTNMIVAAALVEGAALFAIVVALLVALV, from the coding sequence ATGGGTGCAGGATTAGCAGCTATCGGTGCAGGATTAGCAGTAGTTGGAGCAGGAATGGGAATTGGACAAATTGGTGGAAAAGCAATGGAAGGAATTTCTCGTCAGCCATCTGCAGCTGGTGATATTCGTACTAATATGATTGTAGCAGCAGCTCTTGTTGAGGGTGCAGCACTTTTTGCAATCGTAGTAGCTTTATTAGTAGCTTTGGTCTAA
- a CDS encoding ATP synthase F0 subunit B, with amino-acid sequence MIFLSSGFPVLNPSVGLLFWTALIFILVWLFLSKFFKNIAQALEDRENFIDGSLAKAKEADAALEGMEAKKMALIKEAEKKGLEIISEAEAIKKNKIAEGEARGKEREKNILEAAEQDKKNRMKELEINIQNQIGQSSIDIARKLLGRELEGNHEAFVQSQIASLKKQEVVA; translated from the coding sequence ATGATTTTTCTATCATCAGGTTTCCCAGTGTTGAATCCAAGTGTGGGACTACTTTTCTGGACAGCTTTGATTTTTATCTTAGTTTGGTTGTTCTTGAGCAAATTTTTCAAAAACATTGCACAGGCATTAGAAGATCGTGAAAACTTTATTGATGGATCTTTGGCTAAGGCAAAAGAAGCTGATGCTGCTCTAGAAGGAATGGAAGCTAAGAAAATGGCTTTGATCAAGGAAGCAGAGAAAAAAGGTTTGGAAATTATAAGTGAAGCAGAGGCAATCAAGAAAAACAAAATCGCTGAGGGTGAAGCTAGAGGTAAAGAGCGTGAGAAAAATATCTTGGAAGCTGCTGAGCAGGACAAAAAGAACCGTATGAAGGAATTGGAAATAAACATCCAAAACCAAATCGGTCAATCTTCTATAGATATTGCAAGAAAGCTATTGGGGAGAGAATTGGAAGGCAATCACGAAGCATTTGTCCAATCTCAAATTGCAAGTTTAAAGAAACAAGAAGTAGTAGCTTAA
- the atpH gene encoding ATP synthase F1 subunit delta, with translation MSILRIVSRYAKSLFDLAKKEGQLDQVHDDVMNAWEVAKNEEFADFLKSPIIPIDKKKDVIDVVFANSNKNLVQTFHVMMEHKRESYMADFCRTFHLFYNKEKHVSAVRLTTAVELSESTVNDLLDTFKAKGLLEQTVELIKDIEPSIIGGFILEFDGQVYNASLLHQLDQMKKQFSENLYTKNI, from the coding sequence ATGTCAATTTTAAGAATTGTATCAAGATACGCCAAATCTCTCTTCGATTTAGCAAAAAAGGAAGGCCAACTAGATCAAGTACATGATGATGTCATGAATGCTTGGGAAGTGGCTAAAAATGAAGAGTTTGCTGATTTCTTGAAAAGTCCTATTATCCCAATCGACAAGAAAAAGGATGTTATTGATGTTGTTTTTGCCAATAGCAATAAGAACTTAGTACAGACTTTTCATGTAATGATGGAACATAAGCGTGAATCTTATATGGCTGATTTTTGCCGTACGTTTCACCTTTTTTACAACAAAGAAAAACACGTCTCTGCTGTTCGTTTGACTACGGCTGTAGAATTGAGCGAGAGCACCGTTAATGATCTATTGGATACGTTCAAAGCAAAGGGCTTGCTAGAACAAACCGTAGAACTTATAAAAGATATTGAGCCATCTATTATTGGTGGTTTTATCTTAGAATTTGATGGTCAAGTATACAATGCAAGTTTATTGCACCAACTTGATCAAATGAAGAAGCAATTTAGTGAAAATCTGTATACCAAAAATATATAA
- the atpA gene encoding F0F1 ATP synthase subunit alpha, with product MANVKPDEISAILKQQISGFDTQSKLEEQGTVLEVGDGIARVYGLTNVMSGELVEFENGVQAIALNLEEDNVGLVLMGAAEKIKEGDKVKRTGEVASIQVGEGILGRVVNTLGTPVDGKGAIEGKTYAMPLERKAPGVIYRQPVNEPLQTGIKAIDSMIPIGRGQRELIIGDRQTGKTAIAIDTILNQKEFYDNKDTDTVYCIYVAIGQKASTVAQIAQTLEKKGALAYTTIVVAAASDPAPLQFYSPFAGAAIGEYFRDTGRPALIIYDDLSKQAVAYREVSLLLRRPPGREAYPGDVFYLHSRLLERAAKVIKNDEIANDMNDVPASLKEAGLIKGGGSLTALPIIETQAGDVSAYIPTNVISITDGQIFLESNLFNAGIRPAINVGISVSRVGGSAQIKPMKKVSGTLKLDQAQYRELEAFSKFGSDLDAATKAVLDKGVRNVEILKQAQYSPVPVEQQVAIIYLGTKGLVKNVPVERVKEFEAAFLAKMEERNADVLANFRSGKYDKADLAKVEALAKELTAKFEA from the coding sequence ATGGCTAACGTAAAACCAGACGAGATATCTGCTATCTTAAAACAACAAATCAGTGGGTTTGATACTCAGTCTAAATTAGAAGAACAAGGTACCGTATTAGAAGTAGGTGACGGTATTGCGCGCGTTTATGGTTTAACTAATGTAATGTCAGGTGAGCTAGTAGAATTCGAAAATGGAGTTCAGGCTATCGCACTTAACTTAGAAGAAGACAACGTTGGTTTGGTATTGATGGGTGCTGCTGAAAAAATTAAAGAAGGTGATAAAGTTAAGCGTACTGGGGAAGTTGCTTCTATTCAGGTAGGAGAAGGAATCCTTGGTCGTGTTGTAAATACATTGGGAACTCCTGTTGATGGTAAAGGTGCTATCGAAGGAAAAACCTATGCAATGCCACTAGAGCGTAAAGCTCCTGGTGTAATTTACCGTCAACCAGTAAACGAACCATTGCAAACAGGAATCAAAGCGATTGATTCTATGATTCCAATTGGTAGAGGACAACGTGAGTTGATTATTGGTGACCGTCAAACTGGTAAAACTGCAATTGCAATTGATACCATCTTGAATCAAAAAGAATTTTACGATAATAAAGACACAGATACTGTATACTGTATTTATGTAGCAATCGGACAGAAAGCTTCTACAGTAGCACAGATTGCTCAAACTTTGGAGAAAAAAGGTGCATTGGCTTATACTACTATCGTTGTAGCTGCTGCTTCTGATCCTGCTCCTTTACAGTTCTACTCTCCATTTGCAGGAGCTGCAATTGGTGAATACTTCCGTGACACTGGTCGTCCAGCGTTGATCATTTATGATGATTTGTCTAAGCAAGCTGTTGCTTACCGTGAGGTATCTTTGTTGTTGCGTCGTCCTCCAGGACGTGAGGCTTATCCTGGTGATGTATTCTACCTTCACTCTCGTTTGTTAGAGCGTGCAGCAAAAGTTATCAAAAATGATGAGATTGCTAACGATATGAACGACGTTCCTGCTTCTCTAAAAGAAGCTGGTTTGATCAAAGGTGGTGGATCATTAACAGCATTGCCTATTATTGAGACTCAAGCAGGTGACGTTTCTGCTTATATTCCTACCAACGTAATTTCTATTACAGATGGTCAGATTTTCTTGGAGTCTAACTTGTTTAATGCAGGTATTCGTCCAGCTATTAACGTAGGTATTTCTGTATCTCGTGTAGGTGGATCTGCTCAAATTAAGCCAATGAAAAAGGTATCTGGTACCTTGAAATTGGATCAAGCTCAATACCGTGAGCTAGAGGCCTTCTCTAAATTTGGTTCTGATCTTGATGCTGCTACTAAAGCTGTACTAGACAAAGGGGTTAGAAACGTAGAGATTCTAAAACAAGCTCAATATTCTCCAGTACCAGTAGAGCAACAAGTAGCTATTATTTACTTGGGAACTAAAGGTTTGGTTAAGAATGTACCAGTAGAGCGTGTAAAAGAATTTGAGGCTGCTTTCTTGGCAAAAATGGAAGAGCGTAATGCTGATGTATTGGCTAATTTCCGTTCTGGTAAATACGACAAAGCTGACTTGGCTAAGGTAGAAGCTCTAGCTAAAGAATTAACAGCTAAATTTGAAGCATAA
- the atpG gene encoding ATP synthase F1 subunit gamma — protein sequence MANLKEVRERISSVISTQQITKAMKMVAAAKLRRAQQAIVEMRPYSNKLSAMLSNILSNLEGDASTSLGVERPVKNALVVVITSNRGLCGGFNSSVSKLSLELSAEKYNEQYKAGNLTYLFIGKKGYDYLKSRVSGTQMITDHVDLVTKTFGFEDSSKVASELMQAFEEGKYDAIDIVYAQFKNAAVQNFTVEQFLPVAKMEVPEGQESDEKADFIFEPNKEDLLEYLIPTILKTQLHKTILDSNASEQGARMTAMENATENAEDLLKELKINYNKARQEAITAEISEIVGGVAALEDA from the coding sequence ATGGCAAACTTAAAAGAAGTAAGAGAACGTATTTCCTCTGTTATATCTACTCAACAAATAACAAAGGCTATGAAAATGGTAGCTGCTGCTAAACTGCGTCGAGCACAGCAGGCTATTGTTGAAATGCGTCCTTATTCCAACAAGTTGAGTGCTATGTTATCTAATATCCTTTCAAACTTGGAAGGTGATGCAAGTACTTCTTTGGGTGTCGAGCGTCCAGTAAAAAATGCTTTAGTAGTAGTAATAACTTCTAATAGAGGTTTGTGTGGTGGTTTTAATTCTAGTGTTTCTAAATTATCATTAGAATTATCAGCAGAGAAATACAACGAGCAATACAAAGCTGGTAATTTAACGTATCTTTTTATTGGTAAAAAAGGATATGATTATCTAAAAAGTCGTGTGTCAGGTACCCAAATGATTACCGATCATGTAGACTTAGTTACAAAGACATTTGGATTTGAAGATTCTTCTAAAGTAGCGAGTGAGTTGATGCAAGCTTTTGAAGAGGGTAAATATGATGCCATTGATATTGTATATGCTCAATTTAAAAATGCTGCGGTTCAAAACTTTACTGTAGAGCAATTTTTACCAGTTGCTAAAATGGAAGTTCCTGAAGGGCAAGAATCAGACGAAAAAGCAGATTTTATCTTCGAACCTAACAAAGAAGACTTACTGGAGTATTTGATTCCTACTATTCTAAAAACACAACTGCATAAAACAATTTTAGATTCTAATGCTTCTGAACAAGGCGCTCGTATGACTGCTATGGAGAACGCAACAGAAAATGCAGAAGATTTGTTGAAAGAATTGAAAATTAACTATAACAAAGCTCGTCAAGAGGCGATTACTGCTGAAATTTCTGAAATTGTTGGTGGGGTTGCTGCATTGGAAGATGCTTAA
- a CDS encoding tetratricopeptide repeat protein yields the protein MLLVTIICCFLGSTLLAQERTVLDSLNQSYKQASADSTKVQALIAIGDYFLHKNLDSTINYYNKALKAIETVGGQEVKKYQPLLYHYTSIAYTSWGRIQEGMEYGQRALSAYEALDMQLEMSDIYMVIGVLYGQMGEVNQGKELLLKAIAIKRELNATEKLGHAYMNLTLLYRDLGMLEEAIASIDSAITRFKAQKFEMGVNRSYQIKGEVHKFAGNNDKALEVYQEALALYRKQATKDIKGEIVLMNSIAGFYRILKEYDRAIAYYQNGLTLLKETDNKELEGLIHHNIGGVYLEQKQYEKALTYYQKGLVFYEAIQHPTGLSRTYRYMGTTYQAVEKYELAIEYYTKATEVLASKKNSDYGDVSKKLASLYYELHLMEKKTKGDEALGMIYLNKAQSFAKESIACPSTNLEASLGRYKTLQKIYQAIGNYQEGLNIANKVIELSDSLFEETKIKTVLDLETQYQTEKKEFDIKILNQEKALQLSENKQQRMLLYGSGTTLIVLIFLLMLLYWFFWQKRKANAALALNNELITRQKNLVDKQNAEKELLLKEIHHRVKNNLQIISSLLDLQSSKIDDDAALSAIADGQSRVQSMALIHHKLYQHEHIATVNFRDYVYQLFDQIMAVLTEESPTLELDIDETIAFDIDTAIPLGLILNELLTNACKYAFESGKKGKLSIRLKKMEQGDYQLELQDNGRGMPADFKLHKARSLGLRLVRRLSKQLMGKASFKNDNGAYFCIQFKDTALRKTID from the coding sequence ATGTTACTAGTTACTATTATTTGTTGTTTCTTAGGAAGTACGCTTTTGGCGCAGGAACGTACGGTACTTGACTCTCTAAACCAATCTTATAAACAGGCGAGCGCAGACAGTACAAAAGTACAAGCTTTAATTGCTATTGGAGACTACTTTTTGCACAAGAACTTGGATTCTACAATCAACTATTATAATAAAGCACTAAAAGCAATTGAAACTGTAGGGGGGCAAGAGGTCAAAAAGTATCAGCCACTTTTATACCATTATACGTCTATTGCTTATACGAGTTGGGGGCGTATACAAGAAGGTATGGAATATGGGCAGCGAGCTTTAAGTGCTTATGAGGCATTGGATATGCAATTAGAAATGTCTGATATTTATATGGTGATAGGGGTACTTTACGGGCAAATGGGAGAGGTCAATCAGGGGAAAGAACTGTTGTTGAAAGCAATTGCCATTAAGAGAGAGTTGAATGCGACAGAAAAGTTGGGACATGCTTATATGAATCTAACCTTATTGTATAGAGATCTAGGAATGTTAGAAGAGGCAATTGCTTCAATTGATAGTGCGATTACTCGATTTAAAGCGCAAAAATTTGAGATGGGCGTGAATCGTTCTTACCAAATAAAAGGGGAGGTGCATAAATTTGCGGGAAACAATGACAAAGCATTAGAGGTTTATCAAGAAGCCTTAGCGCTATATCGAAAACAAGCAACAAAGGATATAAAGGGGGAGATTGTCCTTATGAATAGTATTGCGGGGTTTTATCGAATATTAAAAGAATATGATCGTGCAATTGCTTATTATCAGAATGGTTTGACCTTGCTGAAAGAGACAGACAACAAAGAATTGGAAGGGCTCATTCACCACAATATAGGGGGCGTTTATTTAGAGCAAAAACAATATGAAAAGGCACTAACATATTATCAAAAAGGGCTGGTTTTTTATGAAGCAATACAGCATCCTACAGGTTTGTCAAGGACTTATAGATATATGGGGACTACTTATCAGGCTGTAGAAAAATACGAGCTTGCTATTGAGTATTATACCAAAGCAACTGAAGTATTAGCTTCTAAAAAGAACTCGGATTATGGAGATGTTTCTAAGAAGTTAGCGAGTCTTTATTATGAACTGCACCTAATGGAAAAAAAGACAAAGGGTGATGAAGCCTTAGGAATGATTTATTTGAATAAGGCTCAATCTTTTGCAAAAGAAAGTATTGCTTGCCCTTCTACCAATTTGGAGGCGAGTTTGGGTAGGTATAAAACCTTGCAAAAAATTTATCAAGCGATTGGAAATTATCAAGAAGGGTTAAACATAGCGAATAAAGTAATTGAGCTTTCGGACTCCTTGTTTGAGGAAACGAAGATAAAAACGGTTTTGGACTTGGAAACGCAATATCAAACGGAAAAGAAAGAGTTTGATATTAAAATTTTGAACCAAGAAAAAGCTTTGCAATTGTCTGAGAATAAGCAACAGAGAATGCTGTTGTATGGGAGCGGAACAACGTTAATTGTATTGATCTTCTTGTTGATGTTATTGTATTGGTTCTTTTGGCAAAAACGCAAGGCAAATGCAGCTTTAGCGCTTAACAATGAGTTGATTACTCGTCAAAAAAACTTAGTAGATAAGCAAAATGCAGAAAAAGAGCTATTGCTAAAAGAAATCCATCACCGTGTAAAAAATAACTTACAAATTATATCGAGCCTCTTGGATTTGCAAAGCAGCAAAATTGACGATGATGCAGCACTTTCTGCCATTGCAGATGGACAATCTAGGGTTCAGTCTATGGCATTGATCCATCATAAATTGTATCAGCATGAACATATCGCAACGGTCAATTTTAGAGACTATGTTTACCAATTGTTCGACCAAATTATGGCTGTTTTAACAGAGGAAAGCCCAACCTTAGAGCTGGATATTGACGAAACAATCGCTTTTGATATAGATACGGCCATTCCTTTAGGATTGATTCTAAATGAGCTTTTGACGAATGCTTGCAAATATGCTTTTGAGTCAGGAAAGAAAGGCAAGTTGAGTATTCGATTAAAAAAAATGGAGCAGGGGGATTATCAATTGGAACTACAAGACAATGGGCGGGGAATGCCTGCGGATTTTAAACTTCATAAGGCTCGTAGCTTGGGCTTAAGATTGGTTCGACGATTGAGCAAACAATTAATGGGAAAAGCAAGTTTTAAGAACGATAATGGTGCTTATTTTTGTATCCAGTTTAAGGACACAGCACTACGCAAAACGATAGACTAA